tGATAAAAATGCGTAATACAGTTCTGTGAGTTTAGAACCTGGTCTTATTATTTAATGAATGAAACCAGAGAAAATGAAACCATTAAATTAAATATCTTCAAAGAGTAACTTCCCTAAATTATTTGACGTCAGATTGTCGTTGGAAACATGTTAacatccaatcttcaaaagttctgGAGACCGGATCTATCGGCAATATGCCTCTTTTTGTTACATATAGTTCACATTGTTACAACTACAGAAGATGGGTTGCATTTTCCAACCTCTCAATCGTAAAAGGCGAGGCGGCAACTCAATTACATCACAGAAAGTCGTGGGCTCCTGATAAATGCGATACGTTGATACTTTGTGTCACCTGTGATAGCACTCAAGGCTTAAACATCGCATTCTTCAGTTGTTTTGAGTAAATGTTGGTACAATTATTTTCCTGTTGCATCTAATCTGTTACTCCGGATTTCTGTTTGTCGCAAGTGACGTCATGGAAAAATCCTCCTGACGCTTTATCGTCCACCGCACTCTCTTCTTGTCTTTGAGAATGATTCGGTTGGTAGTAACGATAGAGTTGATAGGCCTGGAATTATAAATGAAGGCCTCGTGTGATCTCTACCTACTTAACATTGACTGTCCTGGGAAACGAAGTACGGAAACTATCCTTCCCAGTGTCTCAGCTTAGTCGACTTgacgaaagaccctggaaacaaatttttcaagtttaaaaaataCGCGTTCAACACAGAAACAACATGGAGGAAACGGATATTAATTATACAATGATTCAGATGGTGGAAGGGGAACCCGAAAAGGAAGGCCATGAGTTAGAAGAACCTTTTGACGAAGAATTTTGGTTAAAGGTAAGTAGGTGAGTCACATGATGAAAACGTCCGCTTTGAAATCAGCTGTTTGCAGTATTGTTTCAAATCGCTTTGGGAGATGAAAACATAAGCTCGATGCAATATAAAACAGCACAGATGTCTTAAAATTAAGGACAAATATAAGTTTTCAACTTTCCCCTTTTCTTAATTATCTGGTACCTGCTATTAGGAGTTGTTTACTGATtcctttaaaacaaaaaaaaattgtccatGCTAACAATGATTGGGTCTCAGTGTTGTATACTGCACACTTTCTTTAAGGGATCCCATAATCATTGGTTGAACGTGTAAATGGCGATCTATTTGTACTCCATGGAGTTCTACACAtccttttcaacattttttaaagataatgaAGCTAAATGGCTAAACTTGGTCTTCTCTTTAAATGTTGTTAATGAAGAAACATTATGCaaaattttttgcttttctaatATTAGCATGTTTTATCTGGGCTCAGCAAAATTTAAAGGCTTGGATCAAAGCAAGACCAGGGAGCCTTCTCTCTATCAATAACTCTATTGACCTACGTATAgagtttgaaaagaaaaaaaaaaacaaacaaacaataattataaagcaaagaaacaatgaaaaaaaagtaaaaacattgATTCATTTGATGTCATTGCAAGTAAGTTAATATAAAGTAAAGAAatatataaatgaaaaagaaagttatGATTATTCTCTTTTATTTGCTATTAACTTACTAGCAATGACTTCAAGGGAGTAGCTTAGTTAATACCAGATAAGGAAATAATGGATAAATTTTTTGCATTTGTAGTATCTTAAGACATATGCTAGTCTTTTGCATCATTTCAAGGTGGAAGAAAAGTTTACCATGAGACCAGAGATATCATGGAACAGAGCTATGGATGAGGTTCGCATTGAGCGATTGATGTCAAAACATGGCATGAATACTCTTGTTATCATAATTTGTGTTTGGCCTGCAAGTGAGAATTATGAAGGAAAACCAGAATTAGTGGCCAGTCTGGAATACTTGGTATGCACAATGAGATGTcactattattgttatgatgagaatatttattgtaattttactctgataaatttaaaataacttctTAGTATTGATATCttattgttgtttttgaatGGGGATAACCATTTTTGATATTGAAGGAACAACATTTGGGATAAAACTAGTTAGAGAAAAAGATCATCAACCATTTTTTGATTGGAAggattttaaaaagaaagagGTGGAGAAAACAGAAGAATTGAAAATATGAATGTTCCTTTTCCTCCTTTGGGAGAAAATGGAGGGGAGTTGAAAAATTAAGCActtttgatattttttgttgGTACATGGATGCAGCTCCTATTTTAAGGATTGTTAAATTATGGAAAACAGTTGCATTTGTGAGTGGTAAAAAGCACTTTTGATAACCATTTAGCTTCCTCAGAAGTGTGATTCATTTCTTAGCAATGATTCTCAAAATTAGCCTTTTGTCCACTGTTTGAGCTCAAATTTGTTTGCTCATCTTGGTTTTTCATTGTAGATCAAGTGACAATACTTAATAGAGAATTTTATTTCTCtggcaaacaaagaaaaggatcatatcttcatagTATCATCCTTTGATCTGCACTGGAAAATTTTTACAAGTAAATCATTTAAGGTATTATTTTCAAGTTTTGCAATAAATCTTAATGACCTCATCTGTAGATAAGCCGCTTCACAGAGATCATTTTGGAAAGAGATGTTGACGAAGAGTACAGCTATTTTCGTTTTGAGGAAGATCCTGCATGCCCAACACTACTTCATCTTGCTgtggaacagaattttttccGCGTTGCAAAATTGCTTGTTGAAAAGTATCCCTCGCTTTTATACACAGAAACTCGTCCAGTTGGAGAAAAAGGTGGATATATACCAGTTGAAAAGGCACTAATGTTAAACTATGACGAAACAGCTTCTTATCTTATATTAAAGATGGAACCAGACAGGtgattgacattttttttttctatttagtTGGATTCAGCCTTTCAGCACGGTTTTAAGTAATAATTTTGTTTGGCATTTCTCATCTCGTCAGGGTCCATAAGCTCTTCTTGTATGATGACGTGGTTAAGAGAGAAGCAAAGTTTAGCTTTGGTCATTTCATCTGTCATGTAAATCCTGCAACAGGCAAACATGACATGAAGGTATATTGATAATATGACAACTCTATGTCCTTGCTAACTTTTTGCAATATAGTAATTTTACCCCATCATAACGCATGGCCATTCGCTTAGTGGCTTCGGtttcaatttccattttttttttatccggAAAGAGCTTACCTTTAAGCATCTCTCATTTTAACTTTTTGTTGATGGAACAAGCCTTATTTCCTTTTTGGTAGAGAACGGTTCTAGCTGTCCTTGATCGCCTTGTCAGCCCACATTGGCCTTACCTACCAGAGAAATACGAAGAGCTTCAACTTGGAGAAATCTGTGTTCCAGATGATCCCCTGAATTATTACTTTTGGTATCACCTTTTGGAGTCTGATGAACAAGGAAGACAACCAAGGATTGATGAGCGTGAGAATAAAATGTTTAAAGCAAAATCCACGTCTTGTCTACGGCACATTGCTGAGAGTGGGGACAAGGTACAATTGCAAACTGTAAATTGTACCAATGTTTAGCGTCTttgtaaagaaaaacaaatcgaaAACGTCGAATAACTGAAACGttaattgttgttgttaatgCACCAAGTACCATATAGTTACGATTCGAGATCAGTCTATTTGCAAGCCGCCAAAATAGTAGTGCAATTTCTTTCGCTCTCGTCTAAGCATCTGTGGGTAAACCTAAGTTCAGGGTCACTCTTAATGTAAAGCGAAATGCAAGAAGAGTTTGTGTACTGACTATGATGCAATACCGTCGCTTGCCTGTAATCTACTCTGAAGATATGCACAGGATGCAAAGTGCTCATGAGTTTGCAATTGATTGTAACGTAGACCCACCGGTGAGCTTGTTTACCATACGATTAGATTCATAggattcattcattcatttaccaCACAATTATATTTATTCTTACTTTCATCCGCTTGAATGTTAAAATCAGTTCAATGTTTTCTGCTTATTTTAATGATCGAAATGGAATTGGTTGTCTCCCCCGTatttgaaaaacaatgaaactcAAATATGCCTTTGACCTTTCTTTATTAGGAAGCGATCCAACACCCAGTGGTGCGATTGTTGGTCACAAGAAAATGGAAGTTGTTTGGACATTGGTGGTTTTGGTGGGTATTTTTTCGgatagacttttttttctgcttCATCATGAAGAGGCTGTTGTATGTTGGGTGTGTCTTTTCCGCTCTTACTGATTGGTTGCAAACTCCTGCCATTTCTTCGACCAATAAGAAACAATTTAACAAGATGTACTTGCGCAGATTTTTCGCGCTTAACGTCAGTTGCACTCTGTTTGAATTCGAGTTAATTTCAGGAACTAAAtttagactttttttttattagtatgGTGTTTGGCGATGTACTTGCACGTACTGTATaggaagcaaaaacaaatataagTTAGAAGATCCACGAggaataaaaagagaaaaaaaaatctggcAATCATCTCCGATAACATGCAGAATGATTTCGTGGCCTAGCTCGAATTTTGCCGATTTTAGCAACTTCCTCCTCGCTCTTTTCTGTATGTCTTTTTATATTTCTGTCTTCTTCTTGCTTTTTTGTAGTGTTCAAGCCTCACTGTACGTTGTTTTCCTGCTTTTGTTGTCCTATGCTCTTATCTATGGTTCAACACAAGACGATCCAATGCAGTATATAGACACCGCTGATGTCGTCCGCTTGATTTGTGAAATTCTTTCCATCATTTTTCTCGTATTTTACCTCTTTAAGGATATCGACCAAGCTGTACGGTAAATCAAAAGTATTTCGTTGGTTCGCAACAACAAGTACAATATCAATAAGTGCTGTACTAATTAGAAATACATGACTCAAGGCAAAGGAAACTGGAACATCAATAGCTTAATCCACACTAGACTCCTCCGATCCAACCATCCGTCACACCTTCGAGATAGGCAACAGTAACCGAGCGAGTTCTCTACTCTTTTCGCGACAAGTGGGTGGGTGTGTTGTTAACGTGTATTTTTGACCAAGGGTTATTGGATAACTGAAAATAGCGGTCAATTTGTAGGATCAGAGAGGACTAGTAGGAAGGATAAACATTTGCAGCCATCATTACAAACTTAGCACCCTCTACTCAATTGTTTTCAGTCCTTGAGTATTTTTTCCTGCCTTTGATTTAAGCCCACTATGTCTGATAACAAAGGCAAAGCGGTGATCTCCGTGCTCAGCATAGCTGCATGAACCCATCTATATTTTGCGTCTGAAAAGCTTCATTTCATGTAGTTAATTCATTTAATACAATGAACCTTATAATGAAGCATCTCCTTCTTTGCTTAGGGAATGGAGAACGCATTTCAAAGATTTGTACAACTATTTTGATTTCCTCGGTTTGGTTTTAACAATCCTTGTAATCCCTCTTCGGTTTGTTGAAGTAAATTCTCAGTGGAGTGTGGCTGGTCTTGGATACTTGCTCAATTTTCTCAGGCTCTTTAAGTTCTCCTGTCTCTCAAGGTATGTGGATGCCGTGCCGTACAGAGTATTTTACTTACTTATAACTTGCTAAGAATTGTTTGATAAGCGCAAGGGTTAAAGAGGTCtcattattatatattaagGATGAAAGCCTCTCAGCTCttcttgatttcaaataccAGTATGTGTACCCTGATGTAAGAATCTACACGATATGACTCGGTGGGTTGTGTCAGAATTAGTAGATTGTGTCCACTGACGCTTCTCTTCATGATGTACATTGCGTTTTCGCATTGACTCACTGGAACCGAAATCATTCCGGGTTAATTTCTTGTTCGTTCTCCATGTATAGAAAAACCCCGGTAAGTTTAGTATCACCTAACGCCTTGCTTCAGCGAAACCACTCAGCTTTGGTTGGCTAAATTTTTTTGCGCGTTCGTTTGTGGGAAAACTAATGTTGTCTAGTTAGGATGATCGACTATTTCTTCCCTATTCAAATTTGGTAAAATGCTAAGACTACTTTGTACAATGCAATAAACAGCAGTGTAAGGAAGTACTGCTTAGTAGCTATCATTTGAATGGTCGCACTTTATGGACTCACCCCGTACAAACTCCAACGTTCCAGACACGCTCTACATCCTATTTGATAAACAACACATCAAGACAGCACTGCTCTGAAGCAATAATTTAAATTATATCTGTAAGCTAGCCTTTTCCTTCTTTCTACAGCACCACTGGTTTGTATACCAGAACATTGGCCAGGGTGATTTACCGAGATATGAGTCGCTTCAGTGTGGTGTTTGTGATCGTATTTCTTGGATTCTGTGGTGCCT
Above is a genomic segment from Acropora muricata isolate sample 2 chromosome 1, ASM3666990v1, whole genome shotgun sequence containing:
- the LOC136915202 gene encoding transient receptor potential cation channel subfamily V member 1-like, whose amino-acid sequence is MEETDINYTMIQMVEGEPEKEGHELEEPFDEEFWLKVEEKFTMRPEISWNRAMDEVRIERLMSKHGMNTLVIIICVWPASENYEGKPELVASLEYLISRFTEIILERDVDEEYSYFRFEEDPACPTLLHLAVEQNFFRVAKLLVEKYPSLLYTETRPVGEKGGYIPVEKALMLNYDETASYLILKMEPDRVHKLFLYDDVVKREAKFSFGHFICHVNPATGKHDMKRTVLAVLDRLVSPHWPYLPEKYEELQLGEICVPDDPLNYYFWYHLLESDEQGRQPRIDERENKMFKAKSTSCLRHIAESGDKEAIQHPVVRLLVTRKWKLFGHWWFCVQASLYVVFLLLLSYALIYGSTQDDPMQYIDTADVVRLICEILSIIFLVFYLFKDIDQAVREWRTHFKDLYNYFDFLGLVLTILVIPLRFVEVNSQWSVAGLGYLLNFLRLFKFSCLSSTTGLYTRTLARVIYRDMSRFSVVFVIVFLGFCGALFMALKALDKQDMYLNYGWLMLAAVRALVEQQPVEDDYSKFNWLAILIILSYMGMVIVILLNVLIAQLSYTYSEAKSNVKLQYAIDRIVIVTRIEYSRLARLNLRMKYYLEGESVSEGTLAEEILEYDDEQNSWETVEEKLALIRDLMRKVLYCG